A region from the Nocardioides coralli genome encodes:
- a CDS encoding DUF3090 domain-containing protein: MPIVHSFDPPERFIAGTVGEPGERTFFLQARAGNRLVSVALEKQQVVALAERMDQLLDELMQADTQGVVPAVAPLDLDDSEPLDQPIEEEFRAGTMTLSWDPADERVVIEVFPYSEAAVVSPDQVDEDFEEPEPEELLLVRLPAAAARSFVKRAGQVVEAGRPSCPFCGEPMDPQGHLCVRANGFKRRDP, encoded by the coding sequence GTGCCCATCGTTCACAGCTTCGACCCCCCCGAGCGGTTCATCGCCGGCACCGTCGGTGAGCCCGGCGAGCGCACCTTCTTCCTCCAGGCACGGGCGGGCAACCGGCTGGTGAGCGTGGCTCTCGAGAAGCAGCAGGTCGTCGCGCTCGCGGAGCGCATGGACCAGCTGCTCGACGAGCTGATGCAGGCTGACACGCAAGGCGTCGTGCCGGCGGTCGCGCCCCTCGACCTCGACGACAGCGAGCCGCTCGACCAGCCGATCGAGGAGGAGTTCCGCGCCGGGACGATGACCCTCTCCTGGGATCCCGCCGACGAGCGGGTCGTCATCGAGGTCTTCCCTTACAGCGAGGCGGCGGTGGTCTCGCCCGACCAGGTCGACGAGGACTTCGAGGAGCCCGAGCCGGAGGAGCTGCTGCTGGTCCGGTTGCCGGCGGCCGCGGCGCGGTCGTTCGTCAAGCGGGCCGGGCAGGTCGTGGAGGCCGGACGGCCCAGCTGTCCGTTCTGCGGCGAGCCGATGGACCCCCAGGGCCACCTCTGCGTCCGGGCGAACGGCTTCAAGCGCCGCGACCCGTGA
- a CDS encoding MSMEG_4193 family putative phosphomutase, whose translation MATLLLVRHARSTANAQGVLTGRLPGVSLDETGREQAERVARRLAAVPLTGLVTSPLDRCRETAAAIRAAQPRALRVTTERGLVECDYGDWQGRPLKDLAREKLWKAVQRQPASVTFPGGESLAAMSARAVAAVRRHDSRVEADAGPRAVWAAVTHGDIVKAVLADALGLHLDLFQRIHVDPGSVSVVHYTGDGAVVVQSNTHEGDLAWLAPKGRRRAPRTGVVGGGAGPATGSGH comes from the coding sequence ATGGCAACCCTGCTGCTGGTCCGGCATGCGCGCTCCACCGCCAACGCGCAGGGAGTCCTCACCGGACGGCTGCCCGGGGTCTCCCTCGACGAGACCGGGCGCGAGCAGGCCGAGCGTGTCGCCCGCCGGCTGGCCGCGGTTCCCCTGACCGGACTGGTCACCAGCCCGCTGGATCGCTGCCGGGAGACCGCGGCCGCGATCCGGGCGGCGCAGCCCCGGGCCTTGCGGGTCACCACGGAGCGTGGCCTGGTCGAGTGCGACTACGGCGACTGGCAGGGTCGGCCGCTCAAGGACCTCGCCCGCGAAAAGCTGTGGAAGGCCGTCCAGCGGCAGCCCGCGTCCGTGACCTTCCCGGGTGGGGAGTCGCTCGCCGCGATGTCGGCCCGGGCGGTCGCCGCCGTACGCCGCCACGACAGCCGGGTGGAGGCCGACGCCGGCCCACGGGCGGTCTGGGCGGCCGTGACGCACGGTGACATCGTCAAGGCCGTGCTCGCCGACGCGCTCGGGCTGCACCTCGACCTGTTCCAGCGGATCCATGTCGATCCGGGCTCGGTGTCGGTGGTGCACTACACCGGCGACGGTGCCGTCGTCGTCCAGTCGAACACCCACGAGGGCGACCTGGCCTGGCTGGCTCCGAAGGGCCGTCGGCGCGCGCCCCGGACCGGTGTGGTGGGCGGCGGCGCCGGGCCCGCCACTGGCAGCGGTCACTAG